A genomic region of Cannabis sativa cultivar Pink pepper isolate KNU-18-1 chromosome 1, ASM2916894v1, whole genome shotgun sequence contains the following coding sequences:
- the LOC133033627 gene encoding cytosolic endo-beta-N-acetylglucosaminidase 1-like — translation MSITHSHVFGFCSWWSLVEKSWGIGKHYPRGLPFYSNFDQGRAHHFSVDGVHILDSSWNNLSTRGFQPFLEYKDNSTLNDMKVLVNFNGASYGGGSNITFKGRLNKGNAYFTTRLFHGKLPLGNSPLYFTYSVKSKANSLLGLILNFSSGAGEKKSVLLAPAKVDHLSGKFSTVVTTRQLENLGASSEWTIQESSISLCGHTLTEISACCYRPDPQIVKLDDDNTSDQSTASVEYYAVLGHITVKSSEQKSNFPPSSSWVVEGEHIKWTPSSEDSKSVSVKIIWKLKDGNDSTFPKYNIYAKKAESASEFLGVARVQAFYVGDYAVPSGSSGVKFFIQVCDVDGSSQTLDDSPSLLLKPTT, via the exons ATGAGTATTACTCATAGTCATGTATTTGGGTTTTGCAGTTGGTGGAGCCTTGTGGAGAAATCATGGGGAATAGGAAAACATTATCCTAGAGGCCTACCATTCTACTCAAATTTTGATCAG GGCCGTGCTCATCATTTTTCTGTTGATGGAGTGCATATTCTAGATTCTTCATGGAATAACCTTTCAACTCGAGGCTTTCAG CCATTTCTCGAGTACAAGGATAATTCTACCTTAAATGACATGAAAGTGCTTGTTAA TTTCAATGGAGCATCTTACGGTGGCGGAAGTAACATCACTTTCAAAGGAAGACTTAATAAAGGCAATGCTTATTTCACGACAAGACTATTTCATGGGAAGCTTCCTTTGGGGAACTCACCTCTTTACTTTACATACTCT GTGAAATCTAAGGCAAATTCTCTGCTTGGCCTAATTCTCAATTTCTCTTCTGGGGCAGGGGAGAAAAAGTCTGTACTTCTTGCACCAGCTAAAGTAGATCATCTCTCAGGCAAATTTAGTACCGTGGTCACAACACGTCAACTAGAAAATCTTGGAGCTTCTTCAGAATGGACCATACAGGAGAGCAGCATCTCACTTTGTGGACACACATTAACAGAAATCTCTGCTTGTTGCTACAGGCCTGATCCTCAAATTGTGAAATTAGACGACGATAACACTTCCGATCAAAGTACAGCCTCAGTCGAGTACTATGCTGTGCTTGGCCACATAACAGTCAAAAGTTCAGAacagaaatcaaattttccacCCTCTTCTTCATGGGTTGTCGAGGGTGAACACATCAAATGGACTCCATCCTCTGAAGATTCTAAGTCTGTGAGTGTAAAGATTATTTGGAAATTGAAAGATGGGAATGATTCTACATTCCCAAAATACAATATTTATGCAAAGAAAGCAGAATCAGCAAGTGAGTTCCTTGGAGTGGCGCGAGTTCAAGCGTTTTATGTTGGTGACTATGCAGTTCCCTCTGGTAGTTCTGGTGTCAAATTTTTCATTCAAGTGTGTGATGTTGATGGGAGCAGCCAGACACTAGATGATTCCCCTTCTCTCCTATTGAAGCCAACCACCTAA